From a single Crocosphaera sp. UHCC 0190 genomic region:
- a CDS encoding methyltransferase domain-containing protein yields MGKLEIISSCKKEKIADNFSKGVIHYLEHSQVQKECANKLLNIIRNLNNLIPDGSILEIGCGTGFVTQGLIKQFSNRFLDIIDISPQMLNYCQENLEISDTQRELIQFEEIDGEKLDRENNTYAAIISSFTVQWFQDIVHSFNRLIKTLKPGGILLVAFPNDRCFPEWKNACDALNLPFTRNQLPNRIELINNLSIENIKTYFYEDKITINYTNSSDFFRSIKVIGAGLNLNDKKLSIPEMKQLINYWNNHSNLDGIEVTYHVTLLVITKVS; encoded by the coding sequence ATGGGAAAACTTGAAATAATATCATCTTGTAAAAAAGAAAAAATTGCTGATAATTTTAGCAAAGGTGTTATCCATTATTTAGAACATTCTCAAGTACAAAAAGAATGTGCAAATAAGTTATTAAATATCATCAGAAACCTTAATAATTTAATTCCTGACGGGTCAATTTTAGAGATTGGGTGTGGTACAGGTTTTGTGACTCAAGGACTAATTAAACAGTTTTCTAACCGATTTCTAGATATTATAGATATATCCCCACAAATGTTAAACTACTGTCAAGAAAATCTAGAGATTTCTGATACACAAAGAGAATTAATTCAGTTTGAAGAAATAGATGGAGAGAAATTAGACAGAGAGAATAATACTTATGCTGCCATTATTAGTAGTTTTACTGTTCAATGGTTTCAGGATATTGTTCATAGTTTTAACCGTCTAATTAAAACACTGAAACCTGGGGGAATATTATTAGTTGCTTTTCCTAATGATCGCTGTTTTCCTGAATGGAAAAATGCTTGTGATGCGTTAAATTTACCTTTTACTAGAAATCAATTACCTAATCGAATAGAATTAATAAACAATCTATCAATAGAGAATATTAAAACCTATTTTTATGAAGATAAAATCACGATCAATTATACAAATTCGAGTGATTTTTTTAGAAGCATTAAAGTTATTGGTGCGGGACTTAATTTGAATGATAAAAAATTATCAATTCCTGAAATGAAACAATTAATCAATTATTGGAATAATCATAGTAATTTAGATGGTATTGAAGTAACTTATCATGTTACATTGTTAGTGATTACAAAAGTTTCGTAG
- a CDS encoding type II toxin-antitoxin system RelE/ParE family toxin: MTLKFRKNAVKFLESLDEKTREKIRQKIKILVYSVDHQAIIPFNDLDIKKMKGNWEGFYRLRIGTIRVIFTVDLTSGNIEVYRIGFRGDVYQ, translated from the coding sequence ATGACCCTTAAATTTCGCAAAAATGCAGTCAAATTTCTGGAATCTCTTGATGAGAAAACAAGAGAAAAAATTCGTCAAAAAATAAAAATACTGGTTTATTCTGTTGATCATCAAGCAATTATCCCTTTTAATGATCTAGACATTAAGAAAATGAAAGGAAATTGGGAAGGGTTTTATCGGTTACGTATTGGTACAATTAGAGTTATATTTACCGTTGATTTAACATCAGGAAATATCGAAGTTTATAGGATTGGTTTTAGAGGTGATGTTTATCAATGA
- the gcvP gene encoding aminomethyl-transferring glycine dehydrogenase, protein MPNLDITANQTKTNDNNPNILENLLTSTDTFVKRHIGPNNEEIDIMLKVLGFSTLDQLIDATVPQAIRLSKPLNLPAAQSEYAALAQLKSIASKNQIFRSYIGMGYHDCITPPVIQRNILENPGWYTAYTPYQAEIAQGRLEALLNYQTMIVELTGLEIANASLLDEGTAAAEAMTMSYGLCKNKNAHSFFVSRHCHPQTIEVIKTRAYPLGIDIIIGDHRFFEFDTEIFGALLQYPATDGTVYDYRSFIQTAHDKGAFVTVAADILSLALLTPPGEFGADIAVGSTQRFGVPLGYGGPHAAYFATGEAYKRQIPGRIVGVSKDAQGKPALRLALQTREQHIRREKATSNICTAQVLLAVIAGMYGVYHGPEGIKNIAQRIHQLTVILAAGLKSLNYTVNDEPFFDTVKIGVGDASAKAVIQAAATRKINLRLLDEGIITISLDETTTVHDVIELWQIFAAKDNLPFSFEEIVNQVKFDFPIFFKRTSSYLTDSVFNCHHSESELLRYLHQLESKDLALNTSMIPLGSCTMKLNAVAEMMPVTWPEFGKLHPFAPLSQTEGYQMLFQQLENWLGEITGFDGISLQPNAGSQGEYAGLQVIRQYHENREEINRNICLIPESAHGTNPASAVMCGMKVVSIKCDDDGNIDIEDLAKKAEKHAQNLGALMVTYPSTHGVFEEGIVEICDIIHRHGGQVYMDGANMNAQVGLCRPADFGADVCHLNLHKTFCIPHGGGGPGMGPIGVKSHLIPFLPSTNVEKYTNPIDNNGKPDSSIGAISAAPWGSASILVISWMYIAMMGTEGLTEATKIAILNANYMAHRLADYYPILFKGSSDCVAHECIIDLHPLKKRAGVEVEDIAKRLMDFGFHAPTVSWPVIGTMMIEPTESEDLAELDRFCEAMITIYHEADAIANGQIDPKNNPLKNAPHTAQTLICDEWNHPYSREKAAYPAPWTKEHKFWPVVGRIDNAYGDRNLVCSCEGMDAYKEG, encoded by the coding sequence ATGCCTAATTTGGATATTACCGCCAATCAAACTAAAACAAACGATAATAACCCCAATATTCTCGAAAATCTACTCACTTCTACTGACACCTTCGTTAAGCGACACATCGGCCCCAATAACGAAGAAATTGATATAATGCTCAAGGTTTTAGGATTTTCTACCCTAGACCAACTCATTGATGCCACTGTACCCCAAGCTATCCGCCTAAGTAAACCCCTGAATTTACCAGCAGCACAAAGCGAATACGCTGCATTAGCTCAATTAAAGTCAATTGCCTCCAAAAATCAGATATTTCGCTCCTATATCGGCATGGGCTATCATGACTGTATCACACCCCCCGTTATTCAACGTAATATATTAGAAAATCCAGGCTGGTATACTGCTTATACCCCATATCAAGCCGAAATTGCCCAAGGAAGGCTAGAAGCTCTCCTAAACTATCAAACTATGATAGTAGAGTTAACCGGACTTGAAATTGCTAACGCTTCCTTATTAGATGAAGGGACAGCCGCAGCAGAAGCCATGACCATGAGTTATGGTCTATGTAAGAACAAAAATGCTCATTCCTTCTTTGTTTCCCGTCATTGTCACCCCCAAACCATCGAAGTGATTAAAACGCGGGCGTATCCATTAGGAATTGATATTATTATCGGGGATCATCGCTTCTTTGAATTCGATACAGAGATATTTGGCGCATTATTACAATATCCTGCCACTGATGGCACAGTTTACGACTATCGCAGCTTTATCCAAACTGCCCATGACAAAGGTGCATTCGTTACCGTTGCGGCTGATATCTTAAGTTTAGCTTTACTCACACCCCCTGGTGAATTTGGGGCTGATATTGCTGTAGGAAGCACACAACGCTTCGGTGTACCCTTGGGATATGGTGGCCCTCATGCAGCCTATTTTGCTACGGGAGAAGCCTATAAACGGCAAATACCAGGGCGTATTGTCGGGGTGTCCAAAGATGCACAGGGTAAACCTGCCTTAAGATTAGCACTGCAAACCAGAGAACAACATATTCGCCGCGAAAAAGCCACCAGTAATATTTGTACTGCCCAGGTTTTATTAGCAGTTATTGCGGGAATGTATGGGGTTTATCATGGGCCAGAAGGCATTAAAAATATTGCTCAAAGAATACACCAATTAACCGTAATTTTAGCGGCAGGATTAAAAAGTCTTAACTACACAGTTAATGATGAACCCTTCTTTGATACCGTTAAGATTGGGGTGGGTGATGCCAGTGCTAAAGCCGTCATTCAAGCAGCCGCAACCCGTAAAATCAACTTACGACTATTAGATGAAGGTATCATCACTATTAGTTTAGATGAAACCACCACAGTCCATGATGTGATTGAATTATGGCAAATTTTCGCTGCAAAAGATAACTTACCTTTTAGCTTTGAAGAAATTGTCAATCAAGTTAAATTTGACTTTCCTATTTTCTTTAAACGTACCTCATCTTATCTAACTGATTCCGTTTTTAACTGCCATCATTCCGAAAGTGAATTACTGAGATATTTACATCAGTTAGAAAGCAAAGATTTAGCCTTAAATACCTCCATGATTCCCTTAGGATCATGTACTATGAAGTTAAACGCAGTAGCCGAAATGATGCCCGTAACTTGGCCCGAATTTGGTAAACTTCATCCTTTCGCCCCCTTATCTCAAACTGAAGGCTATCAAATGCTGTTTCAACAGTTAGAAAATTGGTTAGGAGAGATAACCGGATTTGATGGCATTTCTTTACAACCAAATGCAGGATCTCAGGGTGAATATGCCGGGTTACAAGTCATCCGTCAATACCATGAAAATCGGGAAGAAATTAATCGTAATATCTGTTTAATTCCTGAATCTGCTCATGGAACAAACCCCGCAAGTGCAGTTATGTGCGGGATGAAAGTCGTTTCTATTAAATGCGATGACGATGGTAATATTGATATAGAAGATTTAGCCAAAAAAGCAGAAAAACACGCTCAAAACTTAGGGGCCTTAATGGTAACATATCCTTCCACTCATGGCGTATTTGAAGAAGGAATTGTTGAGATTTGTGACATCATTCATCGTCATGGTGGACAAGTCTATATGGATGGTGCGAATATGAATGCTCAAGTCGGGTTATGTCGTCCCGCAGACTTTGGGGCCGATGTTTGCCATCTCAACTTACATAAAACCTTCTGTATTCCTCATGGTGGGGGTGGCCCAGGCATGGGGCCTATTGGGGTTAAATCTCATCTGATCCCCTTCTTACCCAGTACCAACGTAGAAAAATACACCAACCCAATTGATAACAATGGTAAACCAGATTCATCAATTGGGGCAATTTCCGCCGCCCCTTGGGGTAGTGCCAGCATCTTAGTCATTTCTTGGATGTATATAGCCATGATGGGGACGGAAGGGCTAACTGAAGCGACAAAAATTGCTATCCTCAACGCCAATTATATGGCCCATCGGTTGGCTGATTATTATCCTATTTTGTTTAAAGGATCATCTGATTGTGTGGCCCATGAATGTATCATTGATTTGCATCCTCTGAAAAAACGGGCCGGAGTGGAAGTCGAGGATATTGCTAAGCGGTTGATGGACTTTGGGTTTCATGCGCCAACAGTTTCCTGGCCTGTTATTGGTACCATGATGATAGAACCCACAGAAAGCGAAGATTTAGCCGAATTAGACCGTTTTTGTGAGGCAATGATTACAATTTACCATGAAGCAGATGCGATCGCCAATGGTCAAATTGATCCCAAAAATAACCCCTTAAAAAATGCGCCTCATACCGCACAAACTCTAATTTGTGATGAGTGGAATCATCCTTATTCTCGTGAAAAGGCAGCTTATCCGGCCCCTTGGACGAAGGAACATAAATTCTGGCCCGTTGTGGGACGTATTGATAATGCTTACGGGGACAGAAATTTAGTTTGTTCTTGTGAAGGAATGGACGCTTATAAGGAGGGTTAA
- a CDS encoding serine/threonine-protein kinase, producing MLNQILNSRYQIKEQLGKNVGRKTFLAQDLTNQKLVVIKLLFFNEEFDWKNLTLFEREASVLKKIQHPAIPKYLDYFDVEFSDKKGFALVQTYIDAQSLAEQVTSGRKFTELEIKQLAQAILDILDYLHSYNPPIIHRDIKPSNLLSNDRSGNHIGQVYLVDFGAVQTVAAQQDETLTIVGTYGYMPPEQFGRRTLPASDLYSLGATLIFLLTNIHPADLPTQEGRIQFEGITNQITPQFSNWLIKLIQPSLDSRFLSAKQALEALKFPIRENSIQPVNKPPGSPIILTKSDDKIQIMIPPIGFEPSLIAIILFGIAWNSFIFFWTGAAIFAPFPFNIMAVLFSLPFWGVGISMIGGVLFCLWGQIYLLIDQKQIRQTYKLFGFKYAHPKPSPRREIHRLERTEKTHKRDSDGDQIEVPASLAIWGGHQEYTLKLSDPELDWLAHELSNWLDLPIKKKHHYHQ from the coding sequence ATGCTTAATCAAATCTTAAACTCTCGCTATCAAATTAAAGAGCAGTTAGGGAAAAATGTAGGACGAAAAACCTTTTTAGCCCAAGATCTCACTAATCAGAAATTAGTTGTTATTAAACTGTTATTCTTTAATGAAGAATTTGACTGGAAAAATTTAACTTTGTTTGAAAGAGAAGCATCGGTTTTAAAAAAGATTCAGCATCCTGCTATTCCTAAATATTTGGATTATTTTGATGTTGAATTTTCCGACAAAAAAGGGTTTGCTTTAGTTCAAACCTATATTGATGCTCAATCTTTAGCTGAACAAGTTACATCAGGAAGAAAATTTACCGAACTAGAAATCAAACAATTAGCACAAGCAATTTTAGACATTCTTGACTATTTACACAGTTATAATCCCCCGATTATCCATAGAGATATTAAACCGAGTAATCTTCTCTCAAATGATCGTTCAGGTAATCATATTGGACAAGTTTATTTAGTGGATTTTGGAGCAGTTCAAACTGTCGCTGCTCAACAGGATGAAACCTTAACAATTGTGGGAACTTATGGTTATATGCCTCCCGAACAATTTGGTAGAAGAACCCTTCCAGCCTCTGATCTTTATAGTTTAGGAGCAACCTTAATCTTTCTCTTGACAAATATTCATCCTGCGGATTTACCAACTCAAGAAGGACGAATACAATTTGAAGGGATTACAAATCAAATTACTCCGCAGTTTTCAAACTGGTTAATAAAACTGATTCAACCTAGTTTAGACAGTCGTTTCCTCTCGGCAAAACAAGCTTTAGAAGCTTTAAAATTTCCGATTAGAGAGAATAGTATTCAACCTGTTAATAAACCACCAGGAAGCCCCATAATTCTCACAAAAAGTGACGATAAAATACAGATCATGATTCCACCGATAGGCTTTGAACCTTCTTTAATTGCCATCATTTTATTTGGAATTGCTTGGAATAGTTTTATCTTCTTTTGGACAGGAGCAGCAATTTTTGCCCCCTTTCCTTTTAATATTATGGCCGTTTTATTTTCTTTACCTTTTTGGGGTGTAGGAATTTCTATGATTGGCGGAGTTTTATTTTGTCTATGGGGGCAAATTTATTTATTAATTGATCAAAAACAAATTAGACAGACTTATAAATTATTTGGCTTTAAATATGCTCATCCTAAACCGTCTCCTCGCCGAGAAATTCATCGTTTAGAAAGAACTGAAAAAACTCATAAAAGAGATTCTGATGGGGATCAAATAGAAGTTCCTGCTTCCTTAGCAATTTGGGGTGGACATCAAGAATATACATTAAAGTTATCTGATCCTGAGTTAGATTGGTTAGCTCATGAATTAAGTAACTGGTTAGATTTACCTATTAAAAAAAAGCATCATTACCATCAATAA
- a CDS encoding glycoside hydrolase family 10 protein: MLRKTKPQKTKLKKKKFLRSPLKPLLGLLSALIPFTLLISPAQALLGRVGVVKSPENRQQWPSIRNRLLATGVQFCVIESQNWGTSQDLKDIRVLFLPNVEQITGLQVAALENWMKQGGRVIVSGPTGNLAESEVKTQLRSLLGAYWAYINSSPSTLKLQETTQLPFLNPANLSATFIGGVIIPSDINAQPAAVWLTEGKPPGVVVNENTVFLGWRWGFDGVTSAAFDTTWLKTALNRYGINANNQLVVVNSIDIPPCDANATTPREPFPILPPEYIPNSEKPPQTPVTPFPDSSLPSPNLRSDRPLQSSDDPVLSPPISGISSQQAQAMSQELQNLIARFESTLLTAQANVVPMAALSSEQLKNTTPPHLNSPLHESQQVLNEAKQSLKAFQQLVNQQQYDQARQLWLKARRSLWDSYPAEHQFMQPEVRAMWLDRGTIVKTRSEADLAVIFDRMAEAGINTVFIETVNASYPIYPSRVAPEQNPLTQGWDPLRVAIKLAHERNIEIHAWVWLFAAANQGHNKVLGQPADYLGPVLSRNPDWGITDQEGNYFDKGPQFKKAFLDPANPRVQEYLLALVEEIATNYDVDGIQFDYIRYPFQQPQVNQTFGYSKSSRYLFKEMTGVDPIEISPGHPLWNQWTGFRIRQIDSFVSTVSSRLKEKKPDLILSASVFPIERNDRLFRLQQNWEEWMSQGWIDMIVLMTYALDTGNLEERTQAAFDDSLPKSSLIIPGLRLLKVPDPVTIDQLQLVRNMPIGGFSLFATENLTPSLQTLLSRSQPPQTPQPLPYRQPFQAASGRYQALQKEWGFLLSQQQLMIPKAHLNDWSQQETQLSQALAQLASQPSRQNLATARRTLSQFQRQFPNWMNEQKRLQPYQVQVWENRLETLEKLLAYGERKVIQEGRGTVSQK, encoded by the coding sequence GTGTTGAGGAAGACAAAGCCACAGAAAACAAAACTAAAAAAGAAAAAATTCCTAAGATCCCCTTTAAAACCCCTATTAGGACTCTTATCAGCCTTAATTCCCTTCACCCTCCTAATTTCTCCTGCTCAAGCCCTCTTAGGTAGAGTCGGAGTCGTCAAAAGTCCTGAAAACAGGCAACAATGGCCATCAATTCGTAATCGTCTCTTAGCCACAGGTGTCCAATTTTGTGTTATTGAATCCCAAAACTGGGGAACATCCCAAGATCTCAAGGATATTAGAGTCTTATTTTTACCCAACGTTGAACAAATTACCGGACTTCAAGTCGCGGCCTTGGAAAATTGGATGAAACAAGGTGGGCGAGTTATTGTCAGCGGCCCCACGGGAAACCTAGCAGAATCAGAAGTCAAAACTCAACTGCGATCGCTGTTGGGGGCCTATTGGGCTTATATTAACTCTAGTCCTTCAACCCTCAAATTACAAGAAACGACTCAATTGCCGTTCCTCAACCCCGCTAACCTCAGTGCTACCTTTATCGGTGGGGTGATTATTCCCAGTGACATCAACGCTCAACCCGCAGCAGTTTGGCTGACAGAAGGCAAACCCCCCGGTGTCGTGGTGAATGAGAATACCGTCTTTTTGGGTTGGCGTTGGGGATTCGATGGCGTTACCTCCGCCGCCTTTGATACCACCTGGCTGAAAACCGCCTTAAATCGCTATGGAATTAATGCCAATAATCAATTAGTAGTTGTTAATTCCATTGATATTCCCCCCTGTGATGCCAACGCCACTACTCCTAGAGAACCCTTTCCTATTTTACCGCCCGAATATATCCCCAACTCCGAAAAACCTCCCCAAACTCCCGTTACTCCTTTCCCTGACTCTTCCCTTCCTTCCCCAAATTTAAGAAGCGATCGCCCTCTCCAATCTTCTGATGATCCTGTCTTGTCTCCTCCCATTTCCGGCATTTCTTCCCAACAAGCCCAGGCTATGAGTCAAGAACTCCAAAACCTGATTGCCCGGTTTGAAAGCACTCTCCTCACTGCCCAAGCTAACGTTGTTCCGATGGCAGCCCTTTCCTCAGAGCAGTTAAAAAATACAACTCCACCTCACCTCAATTCCCCTCTCCATGAGTCTCAACAAGTCTTAAACGAGGCCAAACAAAGCTTAAAAGCCTTTCAACAACTGGTCAACCAACAACAGTATGATCAGGCTCGGCAACTCTGGTTAAAAGCTCGTCGCAGTCTCTGGGATAGCTACCCCGCAGAGCATCAATTTATGCAGCCGGAAGTCCGGGCGATGTGGTTAGATCGGGGTACCATTGTTAAAACCCGTTCCGAAGCAGATTTAGCGGTAATTTTTGACCGCATGGCTGAGGCGGGAATTAATACCGTTTTTATAGAAACTGTTAACGCTAGTTACCCCATTTATCCTAGTCGTGTCGCCCCTGAACAAAATCCCTTAACCCAAGGTTGGGACCCCCTGAGAGTGGCTATCAAATTAGCTCATGAAAGAAACATAGAAATTCATGCTTGGGTGTGGTTGTTTGCGGCGGCTAATCAAGGTCATAACAAAGTTTTAGGACAACCGGCCGATTATTTAGGGCCGGTTCTTTCTCGTAACCCTGATTGGGGAATTACTGACCAAGAGGGCAATTATTTTGATAAAGGGCCTCAATTTAAAAAAGCTTTTTTAGATCCCGCTAATCCCAGAGTTCAAGAATATTTATTGGCTTTGGTCGAAGAAATTGCTACCAATTATGATGTCGATGGTATTCAATTTGATTATATTCGTTATCCCTTTCAACAACCCCAAGTTAATCAAACCTTTGGCTATAGTAAATCTTCCCGTTATTTGTTTAAAGAAATGACAGGAGTTGACCCAATTGAAATTTCTCCAGGACACCCTTTATGGAATCAGTGGACAGGGTTTCGGATTCGTCAAATTGATAGTTTTGTCTCGACGGTTTCCAGTCGTCTTAAGGAGAAAAAACCTGATTTAATTCTCTCTGCTTCTGTGTTTCCTATTGAAAGAAATGATCGCTTATTTCGTCTTCAACAAAATTGGGAAGAATGGATGAGTCAAGGCTGGATCGATATGATTGTTTTAATGACTTATGCTCTGGATACGGGTAATCTAGAAGAGCGGACTCAAGCGGCTTTTGATGATAGTTTGCCGAAGTCTTCTTTGATTATTCCTGGACTCCGTTTATTGAAGGTTCCTGACCCAGTAACTATCGATCAATTACAATTAGTCCGTAATATGCCGATTGGGGGATTTTCTCTGTTTGCTACGGAAAACTTAACTCCTTCTCTACAAACTTTATTAAGCCGTTCTCAACCGCCTCAAACTCCCCAACCTTTGCCCTATCGTCAACCGTTTCAGGCAGCTTCTGGACGTTATCAAGCCTTACAAAAAGAATGGGGGTTTTTGTTAAGTCAACAGCAATTAATGATCCCGAAAGCGCATCTTAATGATTGGAGTCAACAAGAAACCCAATTATCCCAGGCTTTAGCGCAATTAGCCTCTCAACCTTCTCGCCAAAATTTAGCCACTGCTAGACGCACTTTAAGCCAGTTTCAGCGACAGTTTCCTAACTGGATGAATGAACAGAAACGCCTTCAGCCTTATCAAGTTCAAGTCTGGGAAAATCGTCTGGAAACTTTAGAAAAATTACTCGCTTATGGAGAAAGAAAAGTCATTCAAGAAGGAAGAGGAACCGTTAGTCAAAAATAA
- a CDS encoding YdcF family protein: MPVSQLPPPKFWGILEYKPQWSLTPLGWVILLSIITLIMIVIATSIQPFLRVSRPIQADVMVLEGWVNDAVIKGAVAEFKAKNYQLMITTGTPISRGQQFSSYKTLAELAAATAIAWGLDPQSVVAVPTPVVKIDRTAASAIAVKQWLSQSELGVKAINLYSYDVHTRRSWFIFQQVLEPEIKVGAIAHPSRDYDVKQWWKSSAGAKSVILETIGYCYARLIWRNQLEIDLKTEKT; encoded by the coding sequence ATGCCTGTGTCCCAACTTCCCCCCCCAAAATTTTGGGGAATACTGGAATATAAGCCCCAATGGAGCTTAACCCCCCTCGGTTGGGTGATTCTGTTGAGTATCATTACCCTAATAATGATAGTGATCGCCACCTCAATTCAGCCATTTTTGAGGGTTTCCCGCCCCATTCAAGCCGATGTTATGGTGCTAGAAGGATGGGTCAATGATGCAGTCATTAAAGGGGCGGTCGCAGAATTTAAAGCCAAAAATTATCAGCTAATGATCACCACAGGAACCCCCATTAGTCGGGGTCAACAGTTCAGTTCTTACAAAACCCTTGCTGAGTTAGCGGCGGCCACGGCCATCGCTTGGGGATTAGATCCTCAGTCTGTGGTAGCTGTTCCCACACCAGTGGTAAAAATTGACCGAACCGCCGCCAGTGCGATCGCCGTTAAACAGTGGTTATCCCAGTCAGAGTTAGGGGTCAAAGCCATTAATCTCTATTCTTATGATGTCCATACCCGTCGTAGCTGGTTTATTTTTCAACAAGTTTTAGAACCAGAGATCAAAGTGGGAGCGATCGCCCATCCTTCCCGTGATTATGATGTCAAACAATGGTGGAAAAGCAGTGCAGGGGCAAAATCTGTCATTTTAGAAACGATTGGTTACTGTTATGCTCGATTAATTTGGCGTAATCAGCTAGAAATTGACCTGAAAACCGAGAAAACTTAA
- a CDS encoding DUF2301 domain-containing membrane protein → MNTIQEPLEVYQGQFGQFTITPEDRRGVKIYRGGLLLAALSFAVGSGLILWQGATPLILNLLTPLFGLFCLGLAISLITIHIYLIPLHRLLQFCWGIGVISAVIIARNSQEPLALAVYHQPLTLLGIGFIFVALTGIYFKEAFCFNRLETKLLTPLLPLLLLGHLSGILPLLLEQVLLGSWAGLFMIFALRKLSQEIPSDIGDKSVFTYLKQQRSLSVS, encoded by the coding sequence ATGAATACAATACAAGAGCCATTAGAAGTCTATCAAGGACAATTTGGACAATTTACCATTACCCCAGAAGATCGCCGGGGAGTGAAGATTTATCGAGGGGGTTTATTATTAGCGGCGTTAAGCTTTGCTGTGGGCAGTGGACTAATTCTCTGGCAGGGAGCAACTCCCCTCATCTTAAATTTACTGACACCGTTATTTGGCCTATTTTGTCTCGGTCTTGCCATTAGTTTAATCACGATTCATATTTATTTAATTCCCCTTCATAGACTGTTACAATTCTGTTGGGGAATTGGGGTGATTTCAGCAGTGATCATCGCTAGGAATAGTCAAGAACCCTTAGCCTTGGCGGTGTATCATCAACCTCTTACCCTATTGGGTATTGGCTTTATTTTTGTGGCGTTAACGGGGATTTATTTTAAAGAGGCATTTTGTTTTAACCGTCTCGAAACCAAATTATTAACCCCCTTGCTTCCCCTTCTTTTACTGGGCCATTTAAGCGGAATTTTGCCCTTACTGCTGGAACAGGTATTATTGGGAAGTTGGGCCGGATTATTTATGATTTTTGCCTTAAGAAAATTGAGTCAAGAGATTCCCTCTGATATTGGGGATAAATCAGTCTTCACCTATCTTAAGCAACAGCGTTCTCTTTCAGTTTCTTAA
- a CDS encoding COP23 domain-containing protein → MVNNYAKVIAVGALAAVGVLGAISEAQAQHFKYPETNMVTEGSPSPIDWDSNRAVTPHVQQKMVFACEAQADGTYATTARMVEQTVDPDHYPVYSEEVMYESPTALVNWSATLDSDHPKGSYTPESRCQAVSARLTNLSYAYGLTTPEQVAQIGEASLVGTANGQRVIFISQDPKDASTRNVIFTLKPDNAARLEAPKVLTQFQTGIAGSIGGPDLAPGERPPVQE, encoded by the coding sequence ATGGTTAACAATTACGCTAAGGTTATTGCTGTAGGTGCGTTGGCTGCTGTTGGTGTACTCGGTGCTATTTCCGAAGCCCAAGCCCAACACTTTAAGTATCCTGAAACCAACATGGTAACTGAAGGATCTCCTAGTCCTATTGATTGGGATAGTAACCGAGCCGTTACTCCCCATGTTCAACAGAAAATGGTGTTTGCTTGTGAAGCTCAGGCAGATGGCACTTATGCCACCACAGCCAGAATGGTAGAACAAACCGTTGATCCTGATCACTATCCTGTTTACAGCGAAGAAGTGATGTATGAAAGCCCCACCGCTTTAGTCAACTGGTCAGCCACCTTGGATTCCGATCATCCCAAGGGTTCTTACACTCCCGAAAGCCGCTGTCAAGCTGTCAGTGCGCGTTTAACCAATCTCTCCTACGCCTATGGCCTAACCACCCCTGAGCAAGTTGCTCAAATCGGTGAAGCTAGTCTTGTCGGGACAGCTAACGGACAACGAGTCATCTTTATTTCTCAAGATCCTAAAGATGCCTCCACCCGTAATGTGATCTTCACATTGAAGCCAGACAACGCCGCCAGACTTGAAGCTCCCAAAGTTCTTACTCAGTTTCAAACTGGTATTGCTGGAAGTATTGGGGGTCCTGATCTTGCTCCTGGCGAACGTCCTCCCGTCCAAGAATAG